The following DNA comes from Plodia interpunctella isolate USDA-ARS_2022_Savannah chromosome 1, ilPloInte3.2, whole genome shotgun sequence.
GGGTATTTGATATACccattaataaatatcaaaatcatagAAGATTATAATGGAACACTAACTTTCAAAACAAGTGACCGTAGAAATGTAacagaattatttataaatttgaggTATCCTATTATGGTAGAAAACTTGGCAATACAAAAATGAatcatgaaattatatattcccCATCACCCGCTAGCTCGCGAACATCCACTGAACACATCCTTGTTGTATAAATCTGTTGCATATTTTGAAACTACATGGATTGTATTGCTTACATGGCCGTACGCGGCAAAAGAGCGATATCAAACGCTCTGTTATATCATGTCTGTAAATTTCTtacattcaattatttttaaataaattataacgcaaattttattttatacccaagtttttgttttcacaCATTAACCCCCAAACGTTATTTTGGTTATAATGAAGAGAGGTGATTCATAATTGAGAATTAATAAAGAACCGGGTTATGATGGTGGGGTTGtctactataaataaatgcacaaaaatcaattatcaatataatgtatttccaaatatattacaaaaacctgaataaattaaagcaatcaaattaatattcaatttcgatattaacatttaaatgcAAGATTTgaattatatcatttattagATAAGGTTAACATATATTCAAGCAATTCATatgtaaaaatcattattattataaagtacctAGTATGTAGCTAcaataactatattaattaGGTAAATCCCGGAACGTAGCTAATTGAATGTAGAAGTAGCGACAGTGTCCGAAAATgtacatgtacatacatagaCGCACGGACGGACAGGCGAACTTGTTTAAAAAGATAGTATTAGTAGTTGTTGTACTAGTAGTAGTAGCCCGCGTTTTTAACTTCATTTTGgcttatttttacttataaaaagaattttggaaataccTCTTCTAATTTTATTCTGTATCTAACTCTGGCCATTAATATGTTTAGTAaatctgtaataaatattctattttatttataagtactgCCTCTACGTAGTATGACAACATTACAGTATATCCCCAAACCAAGGTATACACCAcctataaatttttgtaaaattctaagacgaaaataatattagcacCTGCCATGGTATAATTTTCTTCATACTGATGATATAGAAAAGTTGTGCCAACATAGTTATGTTAAAGTAAACCTAAATAAAACGTTCAAAAGAAACTAACACGATTTTGTATAGGAAGGTAAACAGTACACCCGGGCCTATACAAATGACACTTCATTAGAATAGGGCCGTGTGTACTAAACACACAGTATACAAAACGTACCTACTGTATACCAAATCGCGTGTTAAGGCATGCCTTGTCGCCGTTGTCAATATAGTATGTTATGATTGATTCGTCTTCtataatagatattaaatGGAGTGCGCATGCGACGGCGGGCTCGAGATCACACGACACCAgcttttgaattaatttgctTCAACACTCAGCGGCATGCCCATTCGACAACGGACCGAGTCCCGATCACACGTTACAGTAGAACAAAACAATTCAGCACTGAAAAGAAACAAAGTATTGGAAAAATGAGCGTAACCACCAGTGCAATTGGTGAGTATTAAGTGTTGAACAGTGACAATAAAGGATATTTAAGTTTGTTTAAACGGCAGTGGTATCAAAATTGCGtagattattgaaaaataagacAGGCTCGTGTGTGAATTTCGGAAGAATGTTAAAATCTGGTATTACAGAGAGAAATGATTCCGGCGACGCTCGGACTTACAATGTGACCACATTCGGAATAGGACCCAACAAAACGTGAGTAAGTAatgttttctaatatttttgtttaatacgtacctgaattttaaaaaatattgagttttcataatattttcctaGCTTCCGACAGCATTGAACTAGGTTaacaatcatttatttaggaCAAACCAATTTGGACTTTAAATTTGTGAGCTTATCACTGTATATAGGGACACCGATGGATAAAGTTATTcgctatatatattaaaatattgttgggGATGAAAGAAAGCGAATATATTCGTTATAAAAATTagcattaaaaatttaagaacaaAACCACCAAGAAGTAAAGATAAGTATTAgaacatttgatttttttaaacattgatttattaattgatcgaaaaataattaattttacagaaaTGTACCACAAACTAGCCCCAGAAAATTCAAGAGTTGGTTAACAAAAACGATACCAGCCGTCTCTGAATGGAAGCAGTATATTGGCGTTTTAATATGCGGtaagacattttaaaatattaatttaatttcgagGCAACTTTGTCTGCTAAAATactgttacatttattttagtactaGTAAATAGTCTAAACGTAATCtaaactctctctctccctctctctcatctgaatcTCAATTGCATTCGCACCCAAGAGCGAGTTCAGGTTTAGGTGAAAATAGAGAGGAAACAGAGTGGAAATAGTCCACGCTATAGCACTATGACTAAGTTatcttattacaatatataactAAAGTTAAAATAGTTGAAGAAAGttgaacataataaatatatttttttcaagtattacatactacctatatatataatataaaaatcgataTAGAAATTGCAATATAGTtgtaaaattgtgtaatttcgtgaaaaatatacttacatacaaagaATATCACACGTAGTttgaaagtacctacttatacttATGCCATGAAGCAGTTGACATGATATCAgcttcaaagaaaaatatatggcTAGGAAAAGATCTGTGTTATATTTAACCTCACTTGTTAATTTATTCCCATAAATTTCTTTCataatctttaatttataattttgttccgAGGTGAGACATGATTAAAGACAAATTTTTGCATGTAATAATAAGATTTCTGACATATTCTGAATCATTTTCGCACTCTAcctaaacaaacatacatttgtGCTTATAgctataaatgtaatatatgtaatataaatacaaataagacATATTGAGTTAGTAACAACGAGAATTGTGTTAGATCACtaacataacattatattttataacaattatacaTTAACATCCTAAGCCCGAGTcgatctgaaaaatattttattagctatTTCTTGTCAGATCGGGTGGAACGGCAGTCCAGCCTGAGATCgccatatatatgtatatcttagctaaaatttaatttattacgctCTAGATCGTTATACTATAGACAACAGGCTTTCAAAAAACTTCAGACTCGCTTAATATGCATTGAATATTTAcccaataatatatttaattcgagatatagatatttttattttataaaaacccGAAAATACAAACATGTGTAAGAACACATGGTTTTTgctaattaatgttataaaaaggtTGAAAAAGCCGTAGTAGCTCAGTTCGCCGTTTACATTTTCTGTAATAaaggtaaattattaattataggtTAATTCTGAAAACACGAACATTCTagacataaaacattttttgttatgacTTTCCTACGCGCCACTGatgttttcaattaataaaacaattatagaTGATCGTTGCATAAGGAAACAGATTAGGTACTCGTATGTGAATTACATTCTGCATTGAATACTTATAAAAGAGCCTAACTGCAGGTTTTGCTTCCGTAACAGTGtaattcaatgtaatgttaaaGAACctcggatttttttttttgttaataactaaaaattacaGAATGTTTTCGGGTTAACCTCCTTGGTAAAACTTCGACAACTACagcaaatattttagtttaattaaacataaaatacagctatttaatacatacttaaatacttttaattattattagagaTCTCCAATCCTTTGAGCAATGAAATCAAATTAGTAATCTGAAAGGTAATATTGACCTTTTgtcaagcttttatttaccttgcTTTGAGTTCGTTGCACTAGTCGACTTTGACGTTCACTTGCAGTTGTAACCTGTGCAGAAAACAAAGTATAGCATCtcaagttaacgtcaaagttgactgatagGTCAAATCTTACGATTTAAATTAGACTCACTTCCCGTTCCGTTAAATACGcttttagtttggatgacaatgcattattatgatatgcgTGATCTGTATTGGCACACAGGATTGGCTCCCAACGAGAGCACTATTCAACGgcttactgcacggacataaTTAAGaacttcataaaaaaattcatttttgaaaaaaaaaacatatttcttcttcttatttcaGGGGTTACAATATGGGGTACATCTTGGTTTCTGTTCAAGGATGTAGTACTCCCGGGCAGCTTCGCCTTTCACATGGCTGGAGTAGCCATAGCAGGCTATGTTTGTGGACACACTATAGAGCGGTATACTACAGTCAATCCTGTAGTGGGGATGACGTTAACTGGAGCCCTTTACAGAAATTTTGGACCAACCAGCTACTTAGACGACCCCATTgctaatattattgattttcattTAAGGTATCTGTTATACATATTGCTATTAGCTTAATAATAAAGCAAGGCatttcactttttaatatGTCTCTCTATGTAGTTGTAAATAAGTGATGATAAACACtcatttaatgtaatattccACAAGACAACAGTCCTATTGCGGAAGTCGTGCTAAGAAAACATTTCTGTAATTTCCTCAttcgatttttatttagcCGCTAGTTACTTTTTGGTAACATAAAGAATTTATGCAGATATAATCATTGgttagaaaaattaaagtaggcgcattctatttttatttaggtacattattttaattcatgcCTCTACGTCTCCTAggtcaattttttaattactaggCCTAGGCATAGGCCATAATTGACCCGGAGTTCACGGACTCATATTCAAACCTTTTTAAACTGTTTCAATTTTACTAAAACTTTGAAAATCTGATTATCATCAGATAACTCTGTGAGACATAGTTCTCGTTCTTCACAGGGTCGGCATTTGATGGTCGTTCCACTTAACACGTCAGAGACAATCAAATACCAGACCCTGACATCAGATTGGCTAGTTGTTTATGGTTCAATTGACctggcaatattttttttacagacgTATATACCCTGTAATTATCTTGACGAAAGGACCGCTCACTTGGAACTGggattacataaaaaataattcgatCAAAGTATTCTCTCTAGCAACTATACCTTGGATCGTAGAGTGTTCGTCTATGGTGTTTTTCAGTCATTTACTTCTTGATTTTCCATGGTATTGGGGTAAGTACTTTAAACGGTGTATGCCCTACATTACTTAAATAAcacttataagtattttttaaaatattatactgcAGTATTTTATCGCCTATAGCTTTAGGTCCACGGCCAATTCCCCGCGAGATCAGTAcaatttcagaaaataaaattaacttatgtCCTTTTCTGTATCgcttttttgatgaaattcaatcgttggttgagtagataaagcatGAAGAAGAGAATTAAGGTTAAACAATTTCATTGattattctttaaataataaataaatcctttaTTTTAGGCAACGTAACAAAGTAAacaacacaatatttatttaacagcttctaaggctatgtgtcccttagtcacctcgtacgattTCCACGGGAGGATTTGGTGGAGAGTGGTTCTGGCAAGGGAGGATTCCAGTGGTGCATTTCCAGGGCGAAACCACACGccgaaattacatttattaaattatacattttccaGGTCTACATCTCGGCGCGATATTGTCATCAGTGTCTCCAGCTGTGGTAGTACCCACAGTAAACGCTCTAAGCGCACGGGGCCTGGGCACCAAGCGACAGATCGCGCAACTAGTCGGCAATGCCGGAGGACTCGACACCGCCTTCACAGAGGGCACGTTTGGAATTATCAATAGCGCAATATTTTACCCGGCAATGCTACCATATAGAATTATCAAGGTTATTTTAAATGcttcctatttttttaataataaaataattttagaaaatattattattgttattttaatgtcaacGGTTGTACGAATCAATGTCTATTATGACGTAACTTGTTACTTCATTCAAATTATACTGTTTATATAGCGtaacacaaatttataatttttttaacacaaatcCTACTTTGTGGCTTACTCATTTCTCTATCTGTGATTCATgcgtttatatttatataccaaataaataacgtCACTCCATCTATACTAATtctaatttctaattaatttgGCCAACGTTTTTGGCAGGCAGTTCTGGCAATATTCGTGGGGATCGCGCTTGGCATCTTGTGGGGCATCCTGATAGACTATATCCCGGACCACAGTGACGCGTATGCGCCGACCATACGCAGCCTCTTAATTTTATTCGGAGGGCTGCTGATATCATACGGAGGTGCTTTCTTGGGATGGGGAGGAACTTGTAAGTATCATATTATGCCTCATAATTTAAAGTAGTTATTACTTGTTCAATCAACGACACATCAAGCTATCCTAACTCTGAGTAAGTACTTAcagtaataagtaaattttatgatgCAGAATCGAGTAGACGTCCTAGTACTTTAtcttatcaaaaatatcagtAGCGTCATTGTCAatctttaattaaacataacattaagatattcaaacatatcAATGGTTCAACATAAATCAAATCGAATAACGAGCAAAAACAGAAGTCTCCTTATTTTACTCGATTTCTGTAAAGTATctgtatttgaaatatttaacgaGGTATCCAATGTCGTCATATGTCACGTGTTTTCCATATACTTCTCTGAAACTTGTCTCTGATACTTCTCTATCTtcttgtttctatttttacaagcaAACGTATTCTTATCTTTCATGTGTCACGGTGTATTTATGTCAATATGTGTCACGgtgtttgtattttgtaagAATATTTAACTTACCTGCTAGTGTAGAAAACCTTATCTGCTATTGTGTTAGTAGTAGTAAATACTTACCTGCTAGTGTGTTAGtaggaaatttaattttaccaatattatatgttGAAATACTTTAATAACCTGTCAGTACGTGATTTACACctgcattaaataaataaaatattttatagaatagtattttttatgttcacGTACTACACGTGTAATAATACGTGTCGACACGTGTAAAGTCTGGTCGTAATCGTCATCGGCTAATCATTGCACGTCGTTAGGCGGTTTAGAAACTGTATCAACTACGACAGTTGTTGTATCtatcttatataaaaaaatattaagatatttttcgcgaaaaatattttttttgtttactttcataatatttaaattatataatgaaattaaacattttttttttaatttagagggctaattttatttattaaatctgcCTGATCTTAgacaaaaagtatttataaatcataGGAATTTATTCCCTATCTAGCTGGAGTGGCAATCATGGTGTGCGCGGGGACAGCAGCGACGCGGTGGTCGCGGCGAGGATGGGCCATCAACAACAACCCGGTGGCCGAGGTGTACAAGCTGCTGTGGCGGATCTTTGAGCCCATGCTCTTCACTTACAGCGGGTACTTTCTAGAAGTAAGCACCTTCagctgttttaattttatgctcGACAGTTTTGAGCGTGGCTTTCTTGAAATACATATTGCTTGATTTTACGATTTCAACTTAAGTACCTAGGTTTCTAGGTATTCAATGTTACTGATGTAAGTAACAATTTTGCGACACTCAATActtagaaattattaattaccagcggcccgtcccaggcttcgctcggataaagcCATAAAAATTAGCTTATTTTACTTCTGaacgtttcgtctatctctatgccaaatttaatcaaaatcagtccagtagttttcgaattcattacagataaaaaaaaaaacaaaaatactaaaatctTTTCCCTTTAACATATTAGTAGATGTAAGAGGGTCATACACGCTAAAATTAATAGTTCCTTTACAATAGACCGACATCACGTACTCTGGGTATTTTTATCGGTAGCAACATTTTTTCGCTGGTAACGTAGATGGATCTGATCAACTGAAACAATAAGTTGGCAAATTTCCCTTGGGCAGCTTTCTTTATTATACACTcaatttttgtcaatatgtATTAAGAAACACGATTACCTactatttgtttgtataacCCACAGATTGTACAAAGAGGTGAAAATGTTgtgatttagaaaaaaattgtgaataacattaaattaaattaaattaaaatataaaccagTTTAATATATACCTGTTAGTGatacagattttttacaaaatgagaTGGCTGCCTCTTTGGATATCTATCTCCAAAAATGCAATCGTCTcatttattagaataaaagAGGCAATAAAAAGGCATTATTGGTCCCATGAATGTCTCAAAGGACAAATGGTGCAATGCGTACctactaacattttttaaattggaaaagagcagaaaatatttgtagtaataagtaatttgaTCGGATAttacctaatttttaattttcatgatTCATTAAAGAGCGCACTCTTTGGCACCAGTCAAgtaaactttaacctgcgcagaaaaacgcaaggtacgccattttgtctaaacgtcggcggcgcacaggttaaagtcaacgtcaatgTTGACTGGTGCTCACCCTAAACCTATCTGTGTCCaactaaagataaataaatataatttactttcagATTTCTCAAGTGTCCggaaaagaaatatgtttGATGTTAGCCTGCATCATTTCCGCGTTGATTTTGCGGCTAGTTACGGCATTTCTTATCGGTATTTGTAACAAGATGTCGATAAGAGAAAGTTTGTTCATTGCCATCACGTGGATACCAAAGGCCATAGTTGAGGTGAGTTACgctattctttttatttaaaaacatcctAGATATTACTACCTTGGCAAATTAAAAGGCGTGCTTAAAGTCTATCAAGAACATGAGTCATTTAAACAGCCCTCTCACCATTATTTACCTATACCAGGTAGTACAAAAATAGGTTCTTTAATATTATGCCTAAACGAAGAAAATTGCCGGGCTAATATTTGAATAGAGTCGGGCGAAGTGACAGGCTCGTTATACGCTAAAGCAATTAATCATCGGCCATGATGGTGAATGCAGTGGCCGCTGCCCGCCGCCTGGCCTTCGCCTCACTGAATTACCACTTCCAAGTGATCGCTCCGTTAATGGCCGCGAACAAGCCTATGACTTTActaatatatctatgtataatttacattaagaATATTGATGATTTGAGATGGATATATTTGTGTGTATAATTAGGTGATCATTTTAAATGGTATACGTTAACTTACGTTAACttagatatttcataaatacctAACGCTAGAGTAAAAATTATGTCCCAAAATAAGGGAGGCAAGGATTTCGATGTGGAAGACACAATGTCaactcaaaatatattttggtgcCACCGCGCCAAGTCAAATTGCTTGTTATTCCGTATATCTTGATTTCAGAGGAGGAAAAAAAGGAGATATTCTGAAGTATACTTGCAGCTACATTTCAGTCGACGATGGCCTTTCTAGCCTACTTTTAGAAACCGTTATCTGTGGGTCTGTACCTGTATAAAATACCAGTTATAAATAATCGTGGacagattaatttatttatcccaCGTATGAACCTACCAACCTTGTTAATGTTTTATGGGCCTCCGAAAACACTACAGAAGGGTAAAACCACGAAGCAACAAATGGTTCTTGGCAAACCCTTTTGACTGACTTATCTGTGCGCCACTTATATATAGTCTTTTTTCATTGACTGtacatgttaaataaatttatagtaataaCCTAATACACAGTTAtcagatatattaaaaaaatatttaaaaacaaaactttaaatatttttaaattatggatagtaaaataatacatacctCATTAACTCAGAAATTGCAATAGGAAACAAATGGTGACAACTCTTTCGTTGAGATTTGTCACGCCTCTTTAACTATAGAGAGTGCCGATACGCTTGATACACATCGATTACCTTGGATCAGTAGtactgtaattaattaaatataaaagaaacttAATTGCAGGacggaaaaaataaataaatagtaattcaCAAATCTTGAAAACAGGGTCACAGATTCCTATATCCTTGAAATCAGAACAGAAACAAAGCTCCAAAATCgatgagaataaaatattctttttattactaaaacgTTCTTATAActcaaaatatcaagaaaCATTACATGCctataattgaatattttatataacattttaggTTTTAACATCGCAACAACGTTTTTGCACTGCCAacctgtataatatattaccaGATTTATCACATCTcactacaaaaatgtattcacTAAATTCACTCATctgtgatttattttctacattatGCCTTACACACCTACAACAgactttcaattaaaaaaaaaaactttttcttaaGCCAGGACAGATAGtgaaacaacttttagtacTTTTGAGTTTCGTTACAGTTTCTGTCATAGAGAAACCACATATGAAATGACGACTTATAACAAAAGACTTTTTAGTAAACCTCGTCAACTTCGTAACACCTTGATGTGGTTGTATCGTTCTATTTCAGAGatccattataaaaatacataagtacatgTAAAAACACACATATACAGAG
Coding sequences within:
- the LOC128672412 gene encoding sodium/hydrogen exchanger 9B2-like; its protein translation is MRRRARDHTTPAFELICFNTQRHAHSTTDRVPITRYSRTKQFSTEKKQSIGKMSVTTSAIERNDSGDARTYNVTTFGIGPNKTNVPQTSPRKFKSWLTKTIPAVSEWKQYIGVLICGVTIWGTSWFLFKDVVLPGSFAFHMAGVAIAGYVCGHTIERYTTVNPVVGMTLTGALYRNFGPTSYLDDPIANIIDFHLRRIYPVIILTKGPLTWNWDYIKNNSIKVFSLATIPWIVECSSMVFFSHLLLDFPWYWGLHLGAILSSVSPAVVVPTVNALSARGLGTKRQIAQLVGNAGGLDTAFTEGTFGIINSAIFYPAMLPYRIIKAVLAIFVGIALGILWGILIDYIPDHSDAYAPTIRSLLILFGGLLISYGGAFLGWGGTSGVAIMVCAGTAATRWSRRGWAINNNPVAEVYKLLWRIFEPMLFTYSGYFLEISQVSGKEICLMLACIISALILRLVTAFLIGICNKMSIRESLFIAITWIPKAIVEAVLVRVAADSLWQDATSSDKQIASQHSNIIVIAILITSTLGSALTTSLGPVLLSQSKVTPEEFYRTQTLSPTASAYSVKEKSSSLEL